Proteins from a single region of Gossypium arboreum isolate Shixiya-1 chromosome 1, ASM2569848v2, whole genome shotgun sequence:
- the LOC108483012 gene encoding squamosa promoter-binding-like protein 14 isoform X1, whose amino-acid sequence MEDAGAQVAPPLYIHQALASRFCDPPSLPRKRDLSYQASDFLYQNPSQQRVANPRDNWNPKQWEWDAVRFIAKPLNTEILQTGTATAEQRKTGHVNGNENSITSKKATAANDDDERLQLNLGGGLNSVEDPVSRPNKKVCGGSPGSTSFPMCQVDNCKEDLSNAKDYHRRHKVCEIHSKATKALVEKQMQRFCQQCSRFHPLSEFDEGKRSCRRRLAGHNRRRRKTQPEDVTSRLLLPANRDNAGNGSLDIVNLLTLLARTQGKTEDKSINPSPVPNRDQLLQILSKINSLPLPMDLAAKLPNVGVLNRKSQEQPSLGNQNQLNGKNTSSPSTVDLLAALSATLTSSSSDALAMLSQRSSQSSDSQKTKSICPDNVAASSSLNRAPLEFTSVGGERSSTSYQSPVEDSECQIQETRANLPLQLFSSSPEDDSPPKLASSRKYFSSDSSNPMEERSPSSSPVVQKFFPMHSTPEAVKYEKVPIGRHANTNAETSRAHGSIIPLELFSGSKRGTGRGSFQHFPSQVGYTSSSGSDHSPSSLNSDAQDRTGRIIFKLFDKDPSHFPGTLRTQIYNWLSNSPSEMESYIRPGCVVLSVYVSMPAPAWEQLEGNLLQYVNCLLQDSDSDFWRKARFLVHTGNRQLASHKDGKIHLCKSWLSSSSPELISVSPLAVVSGQETSLLLRGRNLTNPGTEIHCAYMGGYSSMQINGSTYKGASYDEANMGSFKIQVPSPKALGRCFIEAENGFKGNSFPIIIADAAICKELRLLESELDTEVKASDIISEEHAYDSHRPRSREEVLHFLNELGWLFQRSTAPLPKSSDHSLRRFKFLLMFSVESDYCALVKVLLDMLVESNLDMDDLSKDLLAMLSEIQLLTRAVKRRCRKMADLLIHYSISSNDGNSKKYIFPPNLEGAGGISPLHLAACTSGSDDMVDVLTNDPQEIGLTCWSSLLDANGQSPYAYAMMRNNHSYNKLVAGKYADRRNGQVSLTIGVEDQHSGVSAVQLNKISLRFKQDRSSCAKCAVVATRSNNRFPGSQGLLQRPYVHSMLAIAAVCVCVCLFLRGSPNIGRVSPFKWENLDFGTI is encoded by the exons ATGGAGGATGCAGGCGCGCAAGTAGCTCCTCCCCTTTATATTCATCAGGCCCTTGCCAGCCGCTTCTGTGATCCGCCTTCTTTACCCAGGAAACGTGACCTTTCTTATCAGGCCTCAGACTTTCTGTACCAAAACCCTTCACAGCAGCGTGTTGCCAACCCCAGGGACAACTGGAACCCAAAGCAATGGGAGTGGGATGCTGTGAGATTCATTGCCAAACCCTTAAACACCGAGATTCTTCAGACAGGGACTGCTACAGCAGAACAGAGAAAGACAGGTCATGTTAATGGGAATGAAAACTCTATAACATCCAAAAAGGCCACTGCAGCAAATGATGATGATGAGAGACTGCAACTGAATCTAGGTGGGGGATTGAATTCTGTGGAAGATCCTGTTTCTAGGCCTAACAAAAAGGTCTGTGGTGGATCGCCTGGGAGTACCAGCTTCCCCATGTGTCAGGTTGATAATTGTAAGGAAGATCTTTCTAATGCAAAGGACTATCACCGTCGGCATAAAGTGTGTGAGATTCATAGTAAAGCGACTAAAGCTCTTGTTGAGAAGCAGATGCAGAGGTTCTGCCAGCAGTGTAGCAG GTTTCACCCTCTTTCTGAGTTTGATGAGGGGAAGAGAAGTTGTAGGCGTAGGCTTGCTGGGCATAATCGCCGTAGAAGGAAGACACAACCTGAAGATGTGACCTCACGGCTTTTACTCCCTGCAAACAGGGATAATGCCGGGAATGGAAGTTTAGATATTGTCAACTTGCTGACTCTTTTGGCTAGGACACAAG GTAAAACTGAGGACAAAAGCATTAATCCCTCACCGGTTCCAAATAGAGATCAACTCCTTCAGATTCTTAGTAAGATTAATTCATTACCTTTGCCAATGGACCTGGCTGCAAAGCTACCCAATGTTGGAGTTTTGAACAGGAAGAGCCAGGAGCAACCTTCGCTAGGCAATCAAAACCAATTGAATGGGAAAAACACATCTTCTCCATCTACAGTAGATTTGCTTGCTGCCCTTTCAGCTACATTGACGTCCTCTTCTTCCGATGCCCTTGCAATGTTATCTCAAAGAAGCAGCCAGAGCAGTGATAGCCAGAAGACCAAGTCCATCTGTCCTGATAATGTAGCTGCTTCCAGCTCGTTAAACAGAGCTCCTCTGGAGTTTACTTCAGTCGGAGGAGAAAGAAGCAGTACCAGTTATCAATCTCCTGTTGAAGATTCAGAATGCCAGATTCAAGAAACTCGAGCTAATTTACCATTGCAGCTATTTAGCTCCTCACCTGAGGATGATAGCCCACCAAAGCTAGCATCATCTAGGAAATATTTCTCTTCTGACAGTAGCAATCCAATGGAGGAAAGATCTCCATCTTCATCTCCAGTTGTACAAAAATTCTTCCCGATGCATAGCACACCTGAAGCTGTCAAATATGAGAAAGTGCCCATTGGCAGACATGCTAATACAAATGCTGAGACAAGCAGGGCTCATGGTTCTATTATACCTCTTGAGCTTTTTAGTGGGTCAAAGAGAGGAACAGGACGTGGTTCATTTCAACATTTCCCTTCTCAAGTGGGGTATACGTCTTCTTCTGGGTCAGATCATTCCCCCTCTAGCTTGAACTCTGATGCTCAG GATCGTACTGGGCGAATAATTTTTAAGCTATTTGACAAGGACCCCAGCCACTTCCCCGGTACACTACGGACCCAG ATTTATAATTGGCTTTCAAATAGTCCATCTGAAATGGAGAGTTATATAAGGCCTGGATGTGTGGTTCTGTCGGTTTATGTATCAATGCCGGCTCCTGCCTGGGAGCAA CTTGAAGGAAACCTGCTTCAGTATGTCAATTGTTTGTTGCAAGACTCTGATTCAGATTTTTGGAGAAAGGCAAGGTTTTTAGTTCATACAGGGAACCGTCAGTTGGCGTCACATAAAGATG GAAAGATCCATCTGTGCAAATCCTGGCTATCGTCGAGTTCACCTGAGTTGATCTCAGTGTCTCCTTTGGCTGTTGTGAGCGGGCAAGAAACCTCTCTTTTATTGAGGGGTAGAAATCTGACTAATCCTGGCACCGA GATTCATTGTGCATACATGGGTGGATACTCATCAATGCAAATTAATGGGTCAACATATAAGGGAGCCTCATATGATGAGGCAAACATGGGCAGTTTTAAGATTCAGGTTCCATCACCAAAAGCACTAGGTCGTTGCTTCATTGAG GCGGAGAATGGATTCAAGGGAAACAGTTTCCCTATAATAATAGCTGATGCTGCCATTTGTAAAGAATTGAGACTTCTGGAATCTGAACTTGACACAGAAGTTAAAGCTTCTGATATTATTTCTGAAGAGCATGCTTATGATTCTCACCGTCCAAGGTCAAGAGAGGAAGTGCTGCACTTTCTGAATGAACTTGGATGGTTATTCCAGAGGAGCACTGCTCCCTTGCCCAAGAGTTCTGATCATTCCCTTCGCCGTTTCAAATTTTTGCTTATGTTCTCTGTTGAGAGTGACTATTGTGCTTTGGTCAAGGTACTTCTTGACATGCTGGTGGAAAGTAACTTGGATATGGATGACCTATCCAAGGATTTGCTGGCCATGCTTTCTGAGATTCAGCTCTTAACCCGAGCAGTGAAAAGAAGGTGTAGGAAGATGGCTGACTTGCTCATACATTATTCTATCAGTAGTAATGATGGAAACTCGAAAAAGTATATCTTTCCACCGAATCTTGAGGGTGCTGGTGGAATCTCACCTTTACATTTGGCTGCATGTACATCTGGTTCAGATGATATGGTAGATGTGCTGACGAATGATCCTCAGGAG ATTGGGTTGACCTGCTGGAGTTCCCTTCTGGATGCAAATGGGCAGTCTCCATATGCCTATGCTATGATGAGAAACAACCATTCTTACAACAAATTAGTGGCTGGTAAATATGCTGACAGAAGGAATGGTCAAGTTTCTTTGACTATTGGTGTTGAGGATCAGCACTCAGGAGTGTCTGCAGTGCAGTTAAACAAGATAAGTTTGCGGTTCAAACAAGATCGTAGTTCTTGTGCCAAGTGTGCAGTTGTGGCAACAAGATCTAACAATAGGTTTCCGGGTTCACAAGGTTTGCTTCAACGTCCATATGTTCATTCAATGCTTGCCATTGCTGCCGTCTGTGTTTGTGTCTGCTTATTCCTGCGAGGCTCGCCAAATATTGGCCGTGTTTCTCCCTTCAAGTGGGAAAATTTGGATTTTGGCACAATTTAG
- the LOC108483012 gene encoding squamosa promoter-binding-like protein 14 isoform X2 yields MEDAGAQVAPPLYIHQALASRFCDPPSLPRKRDLSYQASDFLYQNPSQQRVANPRDNWNPKQWEWDAVRFIAKPLNTEILQTGTATAEQRKTGHVNGNENSITSKKATAANDDDERLQLNLGGGLNSVEDPVSRPNKKVCGGSPGSTSFPMCQVDNCKEDLSNAKDYHRRHKVCEIHSKATKALVEKQMQRFCQQCSRFHPLSEFDEGKRSCRRRLAGHNRRRRKTQPEDVTSRLLLPANRDNAGNGSLDIVNLLTLLARTQGKTEDKSINPSPVPNRDQLLQILSKINSLPLPMDLAAKLPNVGVLNRKSQEQPSLGNQNQLNGKNTSSPSTVDLLAALSATLTSSSSDALAMLSQRSSQSSDSQKTKSICPDNVAASSSLNRAPLEFTSVGGERSSTSYQSPVEDSECQIQETRANLPLQLFSSSPEDDSPPKLASSRKYFSSDSSNPMEERSPSSSPVVQKFFPMHSTPEAVKYEKVPIGRHANTNAETSRAHGSIIPLELFSGSKRGTGRGSFQHFPSQVGYTSSSGSDHSPSSLNSDAQDRTGRIIFKLFDKDPSHFPGTLRTQIYNWLSNSPSEMESYIRPGCVVLSVYVSMPAPAWEQLEGNLLQYVNCLLQDSDSDFWRKARFLVHTGNRQLASHKDGKIHLCKSWLSSSSPELISVSPLAVVSGQETSLLLRGRNLTNPGTEIHCAYMGGYSSMQINGSTYKGASYDEANMGSFKIQVPSPKALGRCFIEAENGFKGNSFPIIIADAAICKELRLLESELDTEVKASDIISEEHAYDSHRPRSREEVLHFLNELGWLFQRSTAPLPKSSDHSLRRFKFLLMFSVESDYCALVKVLLDMLVESNLDMDDLSKDLLAMLSEIQLLTRAVKRRCRKMADLLIHYSISSNDGNSKKYIFPPNLEGAGGISPLHLAACTSGSDDMVDVLTNDPQEV; encoded by the exons ATGGAGGATGCAGGCGCGCAAGTAGCTCCTCCCCTTTATATTCATCAGGCCCTTGCCAGCCGCTTCTGTGATCCGCCTTCTTTACCCAGGAAACGTGACCTTTCTTATCAGGCCTCAGACTTTCTGTACCAAAACCCTTCACAGCAGCGTGTTGCCAACCCCAGGGACAACTGGAACCCAAAGCAATGGGAGTGGGATGCTGTGAGATTCATTGCCAAACCCTTAAACACCGAGATTCTTCAGACAGGGACTGCTACAGCAGAACAGAGAAAGACAGGTCATGTTAATGGGAATGAAAACTCTATAACATCCAAAAAGGCCACTGCAGCAAATGATGATGATGAGAGACTGCAACTGAATCTAGGTGGGGGATTGAATTCTGTGGAAGATCCTGTTTCTAGGCCTAACAAAAAGGTCTGTGGTGGATCGCCTGGGAGTACCAGCTTCCCCATGTGTCAGGTTGATAATTGTAAGGAAGATCTTTCTAATGCAAAGGACTATCACCGTCGGCATAAAGTGTGTGAGATTCATAGTAAAGCGACTAAAGCTCTTGTTGAGAAGCAGATGCAGAGGTTCTGCCAGCAGTGTAGCAG GTTTCACCCTCTTTCTGAGTTTGATGAGGGGAAGAGAAGTTGTAGGCGTAGGCTTGCTGGGCATAATCGCCGTAGAAGGAAGACACAACCTGAAGATGTGACCTCACGGCTTTTACTCCCTGCAAACAGGGATAATGCCGGGAATGGAAGTTTAGATATTGTCAACTTGCTGACTCTTTTGGCTAGGACACAAG GTAAAACTGAGGACAAAAGCATTAATCCCTCACCGGTTCCAAATAGAGATCAACTCCTTCAGATTCTTAGTAAGATTAATTCATTACCTTTGCCAATGGACCTGGCTGCAAAGCTACCCAATGTTGGAGTTTTGAACAGGAAGAGCCAGGAGCAACCTTCGCTAGGCAATCAAAACCAATTGAATGGGAAAAACACATCTTCTCCATCTACAGTAGATTTGCTTGCTGCCCTTTCAGCTACATTGACGTCCTCTTCTTCCGATGCCCTTGCAATGTTATCTCAAAGAAGCAGCCAGAGCAGTGATAGCCAGAAGACCAAGTCCATCTGTCCTGATAATGTAGCTGCTTCCAGCTCGTTAAACAGAGCTCCTCTGGAGTTTACTTCAGTCGGAGGAGAAAGAAGCAGTACCAGTTATCAATCTCCTGTTGAAGATTCAGAATGCCAGATTCAAGAAACTCGAGCTAATTTACCATTGCAGCTATTTAGCTCCTCACCTGAGGATGATAGCCCACCAAAGCTAGCATCATCTAGGAAATATTTCTCTTCTGACAGTAGCAATCCAATGGAGGAAAGATCTCCATCTTCATCTCCAGTTGTACAAAAATTCTTCCCGATGCATAGCACACCTGAAGCTGTCAAATATGAGAAAGTGCCCATTGGCAGACATGCTAATACAAATGCTGAGACAAGCAGGGCTCATGGTTCTATTATACCTCTTGAGCTTTTTAGTGGGTCAAAGAGAGGAACAGGACGTGGTTCATTTCAACATTTCCCTTCTCAAGTGGGGTATACGTCTTCTTCTGGGTCAGATCATTCCCCCTCTAGCTTGAACTCTGATGCTCAG GATCGTACTGGGCGAATAATTTTTAAGCTATTTGACAAGGACCCCAGCCACTTCCCCGGTACACTACGGACCCAG ATTTATAATTGGCTTTCAAATAGTCCATCTGAAATGGAGAGTTATATAAGGCCTGGATGTGTGGTTCTGTCGGTTTATGTATCAATGCCGGCTCCTGCCTGGGAGCAA CTTGAAGGAAACCTGCTTCAGTATGTCAATTGTTTGTTGCAAGACTCTGATTCAGATTTTTGGAGAAAGGCAAGGTTTTTAGTTCATACAGGGAACCGTCAGTTGGCGTCACATAAAGATG GAAAGATCCATCTGTGCAAATCCTGGCTATCGTCGAGTTCACCTGAGTTGATCTCAGTGTCTCCTTTGGCTGTTGTGAGCGGGCAAGAAACCTCTCTTTTATTGAGGGGTAGAAATCTGACTAATCCTGGCACCGA GATTCATTGTGCATACATGGGTGGATACTCATCAATGCAAATTAATGGGTCAACATATAAGGGAGCCTCATATGATGAGGCAAACATGGGCAGTTTTAAGATTCAGGTTCCATCACCAAAAGCACTAGGTCGTTGCTTCATTGAG GCGGAGAATGGATTCAAGGGAAACAGTTTCCCTATAATAATAGCTGATGCTGCCATTTGTAAAGAATTGAGACTTCTGGAATCTGAACTTGACACAGAAGTTAAAGCTTCTGATATTATTTCTGAAGAGCATGCTTATGATTCTCACCGTCCAAGGTCAAGAGAGGAAGTGCTGCACTTTCTGAATGAACTTGGATGGTTATTCCAGAGGAGCACTGCTCCCTTGCCCAAGAGTTCTGATCATTCCCTTCGCCGTTTCAAATTTTTGCTTATGTTCTCTGTTGAGAGTGACTATTGTGCTTTGGTCAAGGTACTTCTTGACATGCTGGTGGAAAGTAACTTGGATATGGATGACCTATCCAAGGATTTGCTGGCCATGCTTTCTGAGATTCAGCTCTTAACCCGAGCAGTGAAAAGAAGGTGTAGGAAGATGGCTGACTTGCTCATACATTATTCTATCAGTAGTAATGATGGAAACTCGAAAAAGTATATCTTTCCACCGAATCTTGAGGGTGCTGGTGGAATCTCACCTTTACATTTGGCTGCATGTACATCTGGTTCAGATGATATGGTAGATGTGCTGACGAATGATCCTCAGGAGGTATGA